Proteins co-encoded in one Streptomyces sp. SLBN-31 genomic window:
- the panB gene encoding 3-methyl-2-oxobutanoate hydroxymethyltransferase, which translates to MTQLSAAQTAQHTPSDGSKALYGGKGTRRITVRDIALAKERGEKWPMLTAYDAMTASVFDEAGIPVLLVGDSAGNCHLGYETTVPVTMDEMTMLSAAVVRGTRRALIVGDLPFGSYQEGPVQALRSATRLVKDAGVGAVKLEGGERSHEQIRLLVKSGIPVMAHIGLTPQSVNAMGYRVQGRGEEAAQQLLRDAKAVQDAGAFAVVLELVPAELAAEVTRVLHIPTVGIGAGPETDAQVLVWTDMLGLTSGRVPKFVKKYANLREVMGDAVKEFAQDVVGGGFPLEEHSVH; encoded by the coding sequence ATGACGCAGCTTTCGGCTGCCCAGACTGCGCAGCACACCCCCTCCGACGGCAGCAAGGCGCTGTACGGGGGGAAGGGCACCCGCCGCATCACGGTCCGCGACATCGCCCTCGCCAAGGAGCGGGGCGAGAAGTGGCCCATGCTCACCGCGTACGACGCGATGACCGCGTCCGTCTTCGACGAGGCCGGCATCCCGGTGCTCCTCGTCGGCGACTCGGCGGGCAACTGTCACCTCGGGTACGAGACGACCGTGCCCGTCACCATGGACGAGATGACCATGCTGTCGGCCGCCGTGGTGCGCGGCACCCGGCGCGCCCTGATCGTGGGCGACCTGCCCTTCGGCTCCTACCAGGAGGGCCCGGTGCAGGCGCTGCGCTCGGCGACCCGGCTGGTGAAGGACGCCGGGGTGGGCGCCGTGAAGCTGGAGGGCGGCGAGCGCTCGCACGAGCAGATCCGCCTGCTGGTGAAGTCCGGCATCCCGGTGATGGCCCACATCGGACTGACCCCGCAGTCGGTGAACGCGATGGGCTACCGCGTCCAGGGGCGCGGCGAGGAGGCGGCCCAGCAGCTGCTGCGGGACGCCAAGGCCGTACAGGACGCCGGCGCCTTCGCCGTGGTGCTGGAGCTGGTACCGGCGGAGCTGGCGGCCGAGGTCACGCGCGTGCTGCACATCCCGACCGTCGGCATCGGCGCGGGTCCGGAGACGGACGCGCAGGTGCTGGTGTGGACGGACATGCTGGGCCTGACCTCGGGCCGGGTGCCGAAGTTCGTCAAGAAGTACGCGAACCTGCGTGAGGTCATGGGCGACGCGGTGAAGGAGTTCGCGCAGGACGTGGTCGGCGGGGGCTTCCCGCTGGAGGAGCACAGCGTCCACTAG